One window of the Chitinophaga niabensis genome contains the following:
- the bla gene encoding subclass B3 metallo-beta-lactamase yields MLKKLFQITLLLLTSFCANAQNPDWTRDYKPFRIAGNLYYVGTYDLACYLITTQQGHILINTGTTGSAPMIRSHVEALGFKFTDIRILLTTHAHVDHVGAMAAIKKTTGAKMMINEKDALVLADGGKSDYVLGPEFRFDPVKADRLLHKQDTITLGGMQIIELHHPGHTKGANSFMFTVKDSSRSYRVLIANMPSILDETNLAGMPKYPEVAKDYAYTLGAMKKLQFDLWLSSHASQFELHEKHKPNDAYNPAVFADRKGYDTYLNDLQNAYLKKLKGK; encoded by the coding sequence ATGCTAAAGAAACTATTTCAGATCACATTGCTGCTGTTAACCAGCTTCTGCGCAAATGCGCAAAACCCGGATTGGACAAGGGATTATAAACCCTTCAGGATTGCCGGTAATCTGTATTACGTGGGTACGTACGACCTGGCCTGTTATCTTATTACCACTCAACAGGGCCATATACTTATCAACACCGGCACAACAGGATCGGCTCCCATGATCCGTTCACATGTGGAAGCCTTAGGCTTTAAATTTACCGATATCAGGATATTATTGACAACGCATGCGCATGTTGATCATGTAGGCGCAATGGCAGCCATAAAGAAAACAACAGGTGCAAAAATGATGATCAATGAAAAGGATGCACTGGTGCTGGCTGATGGCGGGAAGTCCGATTATGTGCTTGGACCGGAATTCAGGTTCGACCCTGTGAAGGCAGATCGCCTGCTGCATAAACAGGATACCATTACTCTCGGTGGCATGCAGATCATAGAGTTGCATCACCCGGGTCATACAAAAGGCGCCAATAGTTTTATGTTTACGGTGAAAGATTCCAGCCGCTCATATCGTGTATTGATCGCCAATATGCCCTCCATCCTGGATGAAACCAATCTTGCCGGCATGCCCAAATATCCGGAGGTGGCCAAAGATTATGCTTATACATTGGGAGCAATGAAAAAGCTGCAGTTCGATCTCTGGCTTTCTTCTCATGCCAGCCAGTTTGAGCTGCACGAAAAACACAAACCCAACGATGCTTATAACCCGGCTGTATTTGCAGACCGAAAAGGATATGATACTTACCTAAACGATCTTCAGAATGCTTATTTAAAAAAATTGAAAGGAAAATAA
- a CDS encoding NAD(P)H-binding protein, whose amino-acid sequence MNTQTTTLVLGGTGKTGSRVAEQLKAKGWPVRIGSRSATPSFDWEDAATWKPALKDIDAVYISYHPDLAIPGAVKKVGAFTKLAVENGVKKLVLLSGRGEKEAQDCEELIMQAGVDWTIVRCAWFNQNFSEGYMLDPIIEGHVALLAGDVREPFVDVDDIADVAVAALTEEGHNGQLYELTGARLISFREAIAEISKATGRKIKYEQVSEKQYRSMLEEYSVPEEFIWLVIYLFSEVLDGRNESLADGVQRALGRAPRDFSDYVKRTAATGIWNARN is encoded by the coding sequence ATGAACACACAAACAACAACCCTCGTATTAGGCGGCACCGGCAAAACAGGTAGCAGAGTAGCAGAACAACTAAAAGCAAAAGGTTGGCCCGTAAGGATCGGCTCGCGTTCCGCAACCCCTTCTTTCGACTGGGAAGATGCAGCAACATGGAAACCCGCATTGAAAGACATTGATGCTGTTTACATCAGTTATCACCCGGATCTGGCCATACCCGGCGCCGTTAAAAAAGTAGGCGCATTTACCAAACTGGCCGTGGAAAATGGTGTAAAGAAATTGGTATTACTCTCCGGCCGCGGAGAAAAAGAAGCACAGGATTGCGAGGAGCTCATCATGCAGGCAGGTGTGGATTGGACGATTGTAAGATGTGCCTGGTTCAATCAGAACTTCAGCGAAGGATATATGCTGGATCCTATTATTGAAGGTCATGTAGCACTACTCGCAGGAGATGTACGTGAACCATTTGTAGATGTGGACGATATTGCTGATGTAGCCGTAGCTGCATTAACAGAAGAAGGCCACAACGGTCAGTTATACGAATTAACAGGTGCCCGTCTGATCTCTTTTCGTGAAGCTATTGCAGAGATCTCTAAAGCCACCGGCAGGAAGATTAAATATGAACAGGTTTCTGAAAAGCAATACAGGTCCATGCTTGAGGAATATAGTGTTCCTGAAGAATTTATCTGGCTGGTCATCTACTTATTTTCAGAAGTGCTGGACGGAAGGAATGAAAGCCTGGCCGATGGTGTACAACGCGCTTTGGGCAGAGCACCACGGGATTTTTCAGATTACGTTAAAAGAACGGCGGCAACAGGTATCTGGAATGCACGCAACTAA
- a CDS encoding FecR family protein, translating into MPDRYEIEELVINDSFINYCFNRNPSDTTHWKNYLTEHPEEAATIAEARELVLGISLMLIETKEEETVVIPMHSRRKNLQTLFAAAAIAAVIAVSTFFLFRNKPEVSVAPQLYAFTTALAEKRTIKLPDSSTVILNAGSELLLDKDFGRENRTVSLKGEALFEVQHDAEKPFIVGVEGYDVKVLGTVFNVKAYPGDKKSETSLISGKVEIYLKHTAAAYKTLLPKEKFVIVKDLEALPASSAPADIKPRSTAIMPLSYNRNLVNVETAWSQNRLVFENETFSDIRQKLERWFNVQIIFEDKIVEQYTFTATFEKEDINQVMKALQASYGFKYNIKGKEIKISHQNRR; encoded by the coding sequence ATGCCGGACCGTTATGAAATCGAGGAACTCGTCATAAACGACAGTTTTATCAACTATTGCTTTAACAGGAACCCATCAGATACTACCCACTGGAAAAACTACCTCACCGAACATCCGGAAGAGGCAGCCACCATCGCTGAGGCCCGGGAACTGGTACTCGGCATCTCCCTCATGTTAATAGAAACAAAGGAAGAAGAAACCGTTGTGATCCCCATGCATAGCAGGAGAAAAAACCTCCAAACCCTCTTCGCCGCAGCCGCCATCGCAGCCGTGATCGCTGTTTCCACGTTTTTCCTCTTCAGAAATAAGCCAGAGGTATCAGTGGCGCCGCAATTATATGCATTCACCACCGCCCTCGCAGAAAAGCGCACGATCAAATTGCCTGACAGCTCTACCGTGATCCTCAACGCCGGATCGGAATTGCTGCTGGACAAGGATTTTGGCAGAGAAAACCGCACCGTAAGCCTGAAAGGAGAAGCTTTGTTTGAAGTACAGCACGATGCGGAAAAACCTTTCATCGTAGGTGTAGAAGGGTATGATGTTAAAGTATTGGGTACGGTATTCAATGTAAAAGCATATCCCGGAGACAAAAAAAGCGAAACCTCCCTGATCAGCGGAAAGGTAGAGATCTACCTGAAACATACGGCCGCAGCTTATAAAACCCTGCTGCCAAAAGAGAAGTTTGTGATCGTAAAAGACCTGGAGGCGTTGCCGGCATCATCCGCACCCGCAGATATAAAGCCGCGTTCCACTGCAATTATGCCGCTGTCTTACAACCGCAACCTGGTGAACGTGGAAACCGCATGGTCACAGAACCGCCTGGTGTTTGAAAATGAAACCTTCAGCGATATCCGGCAAAAGCTGGAACGCTGGTTCAACGTACAGATCATCTTTGAAGATAAAATAGTAGAGCAGTATACATTCACCGCCACTTTTGAAAAGGAAGATATCAACCAGGTTATGAAAGCCCTGCAGGCTTCTTATGGATTCAAGTATAACATTAAAGGAAAAGAGATCAAGATCAGTCACCAAAATCGGAGATAA
- a CDS encoding RNA polymerase sigma factor, which produces MGSNLTQHVDSWYAKFHAHLIYIATRWGYGEEESRDQVQQFFLELLQKNLEPADIQHPKAYLTRAFGRKLIDDYRRSKQQQPKAELTENTAYEPSVLENLVRLQSNEELLASIRAAFKRLPARCQNVIHLKYYEGLTTEQIAERTGLNTRSVYNNLYEGIKALREELRNSNPRLKFAAIFSLLPAL; this is translated from the coding sequence ATGGGTTCAAACCTAACACAACACGTCGACAGTTGGTATGCCAAGTTTCATGCGCACCTGATCTATATCGCCACCCGTTGGGGATATGGGGAGGAAGAGAGCAGAGACCAGGTACAGCAATTCTTCCTGGAACTGCTGCAAAAGAACCTCGAGCCTGCTGATATTCAACATCCCAAAGCTTACCTCACCCGGGCTTTCGGCCGTAAGCTGATAGATGACTACCGCCGTTCGAAGCAACAGCAGCCCAAAGCAGAATTGACAGAAAATACGGCCTACGAACCCTCCGTGCTGGAAAACCTGGTCCGCCTTCAATCTAATGAAGAACTCCTGGCCTCTATCAGAGCTGCATTCAAACGTCTCCCTGCCCGCTGCCAGAACGTGATCCACCTCAAATACTATGAGGGCCTCACCACAGAGCAGATCGCAGAACGAACAGGCCTCAATACCCGCTCCGTATACAACAACCTCTACGAAGGCATTAAAGCCCTCCGTGAGGAGCTGAGGAATTCCAATCCAAGGTTGAAGTTTGCCGCCATTTTCTCCCTGCTGCCAGCGCTTTAA